The Sphingobacterium bambusae genome includes a window with the following:
- a CDS encoding Leu/Phe/Val dehydrogenase — translation MEANNSSVFDKMGISGHQNLFFCHDKAVGLQAIVAIHDTTLGPAIGGVRMLPYESLPDAIDDALRLSEAITYKASLAGLNLGGGSAIIIGNNRTEKTEVLMRRFGQFVEGLNGNFVASTDIGTTQKDLEYMLSETNYVAGLPASLNGGGDTTVFAARGVFYGIKAAIKELYGDDSLAGRKVAVQGVGSVGEQLVSMLRAENARVYVSDMTEERKMKIAAKYKAEPITYSTSFELDADVYAPCALGGTVNPETVPRMRCKIIAGSANNQLKDEEVTNRLLKEQNILYTPDFLINSGALISCYSELEGYGNDRTEALVKNIYNATRHVIQKSQEDNITTFEAAKQLAEKRIFDVKKIKR, via the coding sequence ATGGAAGCAAACAATTCCTCTGTATTTGATAAGATGGGCATTTCTGGCCATCAAAATTTATTCTTTTGTCATGATAAAGCAGTGGGGTTGCAGGCTATCGTCGCGATCCATGATACGACGTTAGGACCGGCTATTGGTGGTGTGCGTATGCTCCCTTACGAGTCTCTACCGGATGCCATCGATGATGCTTTACGTCTTTCCGAAGCGATCACCTATAAGGCCTCATTAGCTGGTTTAAATCTAGGTGGCGGAAGTGCGATTATTATTGGCAACAACCGAACGGAAAAAACGGAGGTATTGATGCGTCGTTTCGGACAATTTGTAGAAGGACTAAACGGTAACTTTGTGGCATCTACCGATATCGGTACTACGCAAAAGGATTTAGAATACATGCTTTCGGAAACCAACTATGTGGCCGGCTTGCCAGCCTCGCTAAACGGTGGTGGAGATACGACGGTCTTTGCCGCACGAGGCGTATTCTATGGCATTAAAGCGGCCATCAAGGAGTTGTACGGCGATGATAGCCTCGCCGGCCGAAAAGTAGCCGTTCAGGGTGTGGGTAGTGTAGGGGAACAGTTGGTCAGCATGTTGCGTGCAGAGAATGCACGGGTCTACGTTTCCGACATGACGGAAGAACGTAAAATGAAGATTGCCGCCAAGTATAAAGCAGAGCCGATTACCTACTCTACAAGCTTCGAATTGGATGCAGATGTGTATGCACCTTGCGCTTTGGGGGGAACGGTGAATCCCGAAACGGTGCCGCGTATGCGTTGCAAAATCATAGCCGGATCAGCGAATAACCAGTTGAAGGATGAAGAAGTAACAAACAGACTATTGAAGGAGCAGAATATTCTCTATACGCCAGATTTCTTGATTAACTCTGGTGCTTTGATCAGCTGCTATTCGGAACTGGAAGGATATGGCAACGACCGCACAGAGGCTTTAGTCAAAAATATATACAATGCGACGCGTCACGTCATTCAAAAATCGCAGGAAGATAATATTACAACCTTTGAGGCAGCAAAACAATTGGCGGAAAAGCGTATCTTTGACGTCAAAAAAATAAAAAGATAA
- a CDS encoding DUF3857 domain-containing protein has product MRHLLAIVYIFLSGIVLGQNTEFPNVNRAYFAAPIPEIGNDKSAVVIAEVGKTQLEIVESEQALLVVHDYKARIKILKKEGVEQANFEIPLYAFGTTFEKIVEIKGKTYTLKDQQIVETEMPSKAIFLDKASPYLHLARFTLPQVEEGSIIDIQYRILSPDILNFRSWEFQQDIPKLSSVYTAIMPSTYQYQVSLRGPYKLKDTKSEILREYFLINGTRNDCSKITYIMEDIPAFEEEDYMLAAKNYKSAISFELEQYYLSNGSKFKVTKEWRDVDRELLSEKSFGGQLKKEDIFADMLPVILLDKNSASEKARAVYAFIQKNIKWNEVYGKYAQYGIKESLEQHSGNAADVNLALITALNAAGIPAYPILVSTRQNGIPNNLHPVISNFNYVIAGAEIDGKTVLLDATDHFTSFGELPLRCVNDRGRIIYSKKSSEWIPLVNEQPSMMTFTILGKIDSAENITGKLSVSYKGLDALRKRNEIASFTSEEEYLEDVTAKTTNMQLQNGSITNLHNNDEFLVEQFDVELPLADYLRDGVLSFNPIFLNRIAKNPFNLNERLYQVDLGSKRHVTHNVNIELPSHYSIKSLPKNVSMKLPEEAAKYSYQTMHEDKHLVFKQILSLNKPIFSVDEYFHLKEFYSRIIQQQNQEFELQKMP; this is encoded by the coding sequence ATGCGCCATTTATTAGCAATTGTTTACATCTTCCTGTCGGGCATAGTGCTCGGACAAAACACCGAATTTCCTAACGTCAACCGGGCCTATTTTGCGGCACCTATACCCGAAATAGGGAACGACAAAAGTGCCGTCGTTATAGCCGAAGTGGGAAAAACCCAGTTGGAGATTGTCGAGTCCGAACAAGCTCTATTGGTTGTCCATGATTATAAAGCCCGTATTAAGATTTTGAAAAAAGAAGGTGTGGAACAGGCCAACTTCGAAATTCCGCTTTATGCTTTCGGCACAACGTTCGAAAAGATCGTGGAAATCAAAGGAAAGACCTACACCTTAAAAGACCAACAGATCGTAGAAACCGAAATGCCCAGCAAAGCTATTTTTTTAGATAAGGCATCACCTTATCTACATCTAGCGCGCTTTACATTGCCGCAGGTAGAAGAAGGATCCATCATAGACATACAATACCGGATACTTTCGCCAGACATTCTTAATTTCAGATCTTGGGAGTTTCAGCAGGATATCCCTAAGCTGTCAAGCGTTTACACAGCGATCATGCCATCCACCTACCAGTACCAGGTTTCTTTGAGAGGCCCCTATAAACTAAAAGATACCAAAAGCGAAATCTTACGGGAATATTTCCTGATCAATGGTACGCGGAACGACTGTTCAAAGATTACCTATATCATGGAAGATATACCGGCTTTTGAAGAAGAAGATTATATGCTGGCTGCCAAGAACTACAAATCTGCCATCAGCTTCGAATTAGAACAATATTACCTGAGCAATGGATCGAAATTTAAGGTTACCAAGGAGTGGCGCGACGTTGACCGCGAGTTGCTGAGCGAGAAATCCTTTGGCGGTCAACTTAAAAAAGAAGATATTTTCGCCGACATGTTACCGGTGATCCTGCTGGATAAAAATAGTGCGAGTGAAAAGGCGCGTGCTGTATATGCCTTTATCCAAAAGAACATCAAATGGAACGAAGTTTACGGCAAGTATGCCCAATATGGCATTAAAGAAAGCCTAGAACAACATAGCGGCAATGCTGCGGACGTTAACTTGGCACTGATTACCGCACTCAATGCAGCGGGAATACCTGCATATCCCATTCTCGTTTCCACACGACAAAATGGAATCCCAAACAATTTACACCCCGTCATTTCAAACTTCAATTATGTCATTGCCGGCGCAGAAATTGACGGTAAAACGGTCTTACTAGATGCAACGGATCATTTCACTTCCTTTGGTGAGCTTCCGTTGCGCTGCGTAAACGATCGTGGACGAATCATCTATTCCAAGAAATCTTCCGAATGGATTCCGTTGGTTAATGAACAGCCCTCTATGATGACCTTCACCATACTCGGAAAGATCGACAGCGCAGAAAACATCACTGGCAAGTTAAGCGTCAGTTACAAAGGGCTTGATGCATTACGCAAACGAAACGAAATTGCTTCCTTTACTAGCGAAGAGGAGTATCTGGAAGATGTAACGGCAAAAACAACAAATATGCAATTGCAAAACGGAAGCATTACCAATCTGCATAACAATGATGAATTTTTGGTAGAGCAGTTTGATGTAGAGCTACCTCTTGCCGACTACCTACGCGACGGCGTGTTGAGTTTCAACCCGATTTTTCTGAACCGCATCGCCAAAAACCCGTTCAATCTCAACGAGAGGCTTTATCAGGTAGATCTGGGCTCAAAGCGACATGTGACGCACAACGTTAACATCGAACTGCCCAGTCATTACTCCATAAAATCGCTTCCAAAAAATGTGAGTATGAAGCTCCCTGAAGAAGCCGCTAAATACAGCTACCAAACCATGCATGAAGACAAGCATCTGGTCTTTAAGCAGATTTTATCATTGAACAAACCCATATTCTCTGTTGATGAGTATTTTCACCTGAAGGAATTCTATTCGCGAATTATTCAGCAGCAGAACCAAGAGTTTGAGCTCCAGAAAATGCCGTAG
- the nusB gene encoding transcription antitermination factor NusB, with amino-acid sequence MLNRRHLRVKVMQTLYAFSLSEDKQVKDFEKALFTSVDEVNQMYIWTLNLLDEVAEYVLIDAEGRANKFLPTEKDKIYTTKLNNNSFIESLRQNRAYLEYVKKYNVSWTFDPEIVRSIFAQLKESEEYLAYLKQEDRSIAAEKDIIKFIFKKIVLKSTEVEQVFDTKFINWTVDKEVLQAMIAKTFKNFSSENPVHNKLADLTPNWDEDSEFIADLLKQTIRYGKEYQEFISLKTKNWEADRIALVDNLLMRMAICELVNFPTIPVKVTINEYIELSKAFSTNKSNTFINGILDKILADLAQEGRIQKQGRGLKD; translated from the coding sequence ATGCTTAATAGAAGGCACCTTCGGGTGAAAGTTATGCAAACGCTTTATGCGTTCAGTTTATCAGAGGATAAACAAGTGAAGGATTTTGAAAAGGCACTTTTTACAAGTGTGGATGAGGTTAACCAGATGTACATCTGGACGCTGAACTTACTTGATGAGGTTGCGGAATATGTACTTATCGATGCGGAGGGAAGGGCAAACAAGTTCTTGCCTACGGAAAAAGACAAAATCTACACGACGAAGTTGAACAACAACAGCTTCATCGAATCTTTGCGTCAAAATCGCGCCTATTTGGAGTATGTAAAGAAATATAATGTTTCTTGGACCTTCGATCCGGAGATTGTGCGCTCGATCTTTGCACAGTTAAAGGAGTCGGAAGAATATTTGGCCTATTTAAAACAGGAAGATCGTTCTATTGCCGCCGAGAAAGATATTATCAAGTTTATCTTCAAAAAGATCGTACTTAAATCGACGGAGGTGGAGCAGGTATTCGATACCAAGTTTATCAACTGGACAGTGGATAAGGAAGTGTTGCAGGCCATGATCGCCAAGACGTTCAAAAATTTCAGCAGCGAGAATCCTGTGCATAATAAGTTGGCAGATTTAACACCCAATTGGGACGAAGATAGCGAGTTTATTGCCGATTTGTTAAAGCAAACGATTCGTTATGGAAAGGAATACCAAGAGTTCATCTCGCTAAAAACAAAGAATTGGGAGGCAGATCGTATTGCATTGGTCGATAACTTGCTTATGCGGATGGCGATATGTGAACTGGTGAATTTTCCGACGATACCGGTGAAGGTAACAATCAACGAGTATATCGAGCTATCGAAAGCTTTCAGTACAAATAAAAGTAATACCTTTATCAATGGTATTTTGGATAAAATCCTTGCGGATTTAGCGCAAGAAGGGCGTATCCAAAAGCAGGGAAGAGGTTTAAAGGATTAG
- the tnpA gene encoding IS200/IS605 family transposase: MSATFSQIYIHIIFAVKARDFALQHSWEEELYMYITGIVRNKGQKMLAINGMPDHIHILIGMKPSCCLSDLVREIKKSSGEFIRKHKRTAFKFQWQEGYAAFSCSHSALEKVISYISNQKKHHQRRSFREEYRALLDRYEVDYSEDFLFDF; the protein is encoded by the coding sequence ATGTCAGCAACTTTTTCACAAATTTATATTCATATAATTTTTGCCGTTAAAGCTAGAGATTTCGCTTTACAGCACTCTTGGGAAGAAGAATTGTATATGTACATCACCGGGATTGTTCGCAATAAGGGACAAAAGATGCTTGCTATCAATGGGATGCCTGATCACATCCACATTCTTATTGGCATGAAGCCCAGTTGTTGTTTGTCCGATTTAGTACGTGAAATTAAGAAATCGTCTGGCGAGTTTATCAGGAAACATAAAAGAACTGCGTTTAAGTTTCAGTGGCAAGAAGGCTATGCTGCGTTTTCATGTAGCCATTCGGCATTAGAAAAAGTTATCTCTTACATCAGCAATCAAAAAAAACATCATCAACGGCGATCTTTTCGGGAGGAGTACAGAGCTTTGTTAGATCGATACGAGGTGGACTACAGCGAAGATTTCTTGTTTGATTTTTAG
- a CDS encoding BamA/TamA family outer membrane protein has protein sequence MRSYLVVLLFLLTLQPASAQNIILKDTITNQAKDTIVPTFEHLYDISDAFKDISRFIRRDTSKRVHRKPSGISILPNINYNPSIGFQIGAKVVGGLYLGERENTAMSTFATALSYTTRGIMVGYLAHDTYTRHNKWNVKGGVVIARMVALDYGMGMGHTIPTDIPEEEVLNNPERNRYVNQYTVYGFNERLYKQLSPGMFVGAGVFVELKRNIHTLGTYETTPLNVYSELTGYNPSRYNNNGLQFNWQYMTRDNPNSAYKGIYADIVLRMSQTWMGSEQASYQLQTDFRKYWPLSSTRPNHVLAFWHWGSYNVAGRLGYLDLPGTGRDTYARIGRGYTAGYFKGNSFFYSEVEYRFPLLRNQFLSGVVFANVQTADDRLGTTLFQKWQPAAGTGLRLLFNKATRTNLCIDYAVGRFGQRGLFLGLNEAF, from the coding sequence ATGCGAAGTTATTTAGTCGTTCTCCTATTCCTGCTGACCCTCCAACCTGCTTCTGCACAAAACATCATCCTTAAAGATACCATCACTAATCAGGCAAAGGACACCATCGTTCCCACATTCGAGCATCTCTATGATATCAGCGATGCTTTCAAGGACATCAGCCGGTTCATCCGGCGAGACACCTCCAAAAGAGTTCACCGCAAGCCATCCGGCATCTCCATTCTCCCAAACATTAACTATAACCCGAGTATAGGTTTTCAGATTGGTGCTAAGGTTGTTGGAGGGCTTTACCTAGGCGAGCGAGAGAACACGGCCATGTCCACATTCGCCACGGCGCTTAGCTACACCACACGCGGAATTATGGTAGGCTATCTCGCACACGACACCTACACCCGCCATAACAAATGGAACGTGAAAGGTGGGGTGGTCATCGCCCGAATGGTGGCACTAGACTATGGCATGGGCATGGGGCATACCATTCCCACAGATATTCCGGAAGAAGAAGTGCTGAACAATCCGGAACGCAACCGTTACGTGAATCAATATACCGTGTATGGCTTTAACGAGCGTCTCTATAAGCAACTTTCGCCAGGGATGTTCGTGGGCGCTGGCGTGTTCGTCGAATTGAAACGCAACATCCACACGTTGGGCACTTATGAAACAACGCCGTTGAACGTTTACAGCGAGCTCACGGGATATAACCCTAGCCGATACAACAACAATGGATTGCAATTTAATTGGCAATACATGACTCGTGACAATCCAAACAGTGCTTACAAAGGTATTTATGCCGACATCGTGTTGCGCATGAGCCAAACTTGGATGGGCAGCGAACAAGCCTCTTACCAGTTGCAGACAGACTTCCGTAAATATTGGCCATTATCCAGCACTCGTCCAAACCATGTACTCGCCTTTTGGCACTGGGGATCCTACAACGTAGCCGGTCGCTTAGGCTACCTAGATCTCCCTGGCACCGGACGCGACACCTATGCTCGTATTGGGCGAGGATATACGGCTGGCTATTTTAAGGGTAATTCGTTCTTTTATTCGGAAGTTGAATATCGTTTCCCCCTATTGCGTAACCAATTTTTAAGCGGTGTGGTATTTGCAAATGTGCAAACGGCCGATGACCGACTAGGCACCACGCTTTTCCAAAAGTGGCAGCCTGCCGCCGGAACAGGGTTACGCCTACTGTTCAATAAAGCAACACGTACCAACTTGTGCATCGACTACGCAGTAGGTCGATTCGGACAACGCGGTCTCTTTCTAGGTTTGAATGAAGCCTTTTAA
- a CDS encoding DUF4180 domain-containing protein, producing the protein MEIIGHQLNGKNIATVKGDAPIVRDVESAIDLIGNVYYLGYDALVLHEADFVPDFFVLKTKLAGEVLQKFSNYRVRLAIVGDWSEVDSSSLRDFIRESNAGRIVFFANSEQEAMNRLVE; encoded by the coding sequence ATGGAAATTATTGGACATCAGCTAAACGGAAAAAATATAGCGACGGTAAAAGGAGATGCTCCTATTGTTCGGGATGTGGAATCTGCGATCGATCTCATCGGAAACGTGTACTATTTGGGTTATGATGCGCTGGTACTACATGAAGCCGACTTTGTACCCGATTTTTTTGTGTTAAAAACGAAATTAGCAGGCGAAGTATTACAGAAGTTCAGCAACTACCGCGTGCGCCTAGCGATTGTGGGCGACTGGTCGGAAGTGGATTCCAGTAGTCTACGAGATTTTATTCGTGAAAGCAATGCTGGAAGAATTGTTTTTTTCGCCAACAGCGAGCAAGAAGCGATGAATAGACTGGTGGAGTGA
- a CDS encoding DUF1573 domain-containing protein, translated as MNIIKTSFFCFAFATLVGCGNSNSTATETADSTATDSTSAAGTGKVEFAEAAFDFGQVKEGEVVEHVYAFTNTGTSPVILSRVSASCGCTTPSYTQTPILPGKTGEIKVSFDSNGQVGKQQKIVTVVSNAENGVTTIQLKGEVLAK; from the coding sequence ATGAATATAATAAAAACAAGTTTTTTCTGCTTCGCATTTGCTACCCTTGTCGGATGTGGCAATTCGAACAGCACGGCAACTGAAACGGCAGATAGCACGGCTACTGATTCTACGAGTGCCGCAGGTACAGGGAAAGTAGAATTTGCGGAAGCGGCTTTCGATTTCGGTCAGGTGAAAGAAGGGGAAGTTGTTGAACACGTTTATGCATTTACCAATACAGGAACATCACCGGTTATACTTTCTAGAGTATCCGCATCTTGTGGATGTACAACACCTTCTTATACGCAAACGCCAATTTTACCAGGCAAAACTGGAGAAATTAAAGTTAGCTTTGATAGCAATGGGCAGGTCGGTAAGCAACAAAAAATTGTAACCGTCGTTTCCAATGCTGAAAATGGCGTGACAACAATTCAGTTGAAAGGTGAGGTCTTAGCAAAATAA
- a CDS encoding TonB-dependent receptor, whose amino-acid sequence MDKNYGNKMRHFPSIIALFCLLVGKSPLLHSQERQDTTALKPVSIQAYFREQPLLGLTASGQTIDAQQIQSQQTTTLLPSINTIAGLRMEERSPGSYRLAMRGSLIRSPFGIRNTKIYVGEFPLTDAGGNTYLNLIDPAAIASVNILKGSDGSLYGANSGGIIRIEPKGFGNPATKHELLLSSGSYGLFQEQLSWQQKIADNYSFSFDQSFTRSDGYRENTALNKKTFQTAHQWNYSTDNSLQLFLLYANLGYRTPGGLTETQMQENPRQARPAGGPNPGAAEQQAGIYNKTFYGGLAHRAKISNKLSHSVSIFGSNTDLENPFITNYEIRSERNLGLRTFFSFVEEKNEAFTWQMQLGFEGQKGWNSIRNFDNVGGRATTMQYNDDLDNLQTSFFYRASATILNNLNVEASLGLNRSSIDFTRLYPIADVGNGNIDFGNIWMPRVAASYRLHDQFAFRGSISRGYSAPTLAEVRSSDNSINLDLEAETGTNYELGFRWESSNRRFVADAAYYIYRMNNGIVRQQRNDGAEFYVNAGEMNQKGIEASLLAYLIQPSTSGFIRSLSYQTALTRNFYIFGNYVNGEDDFSGNDITAVPDWTVANTLNLQFPSAVFLHIFHHYVSDMPLNDANTVFANKYNLMQAKAGINIPLQKPVSLQLFVGADNILNERYSLGNDINAFGNRFFNPAPPRNYYAGVKVGF is encoded by the coding sequence ATGGATAAAAACTACGGAAACAAAATGCGTCACTTCCCCTCTATAATAGCCTTGTTCTGCCTGTTAGTTGGCAAATCGCCTTTATTGCACAGCCAAGAGCGACAAGATACAACAGCGTTGAAGCCGGTGAGCATTCAAGCTTACTTTCGGGAACAACCCTTACTTGGTCTAACGGCATCTGGTCAAACGATAGACGCCCAGCAGATACAGAGCCAACAAACCACTACTCTCCTTCCTTCTATAAACACCATAGCAGGACTACGCATGGAAGAGCGCTCGCCGGGCAGTTACCGACTGGCTATGCGTGGAAGCTTGATCCGTTCGCCCTTTGGTATCCGAAACACAAAAATATATGTAGGTGAATTCCCATTGACAGATGCCGGCGGAAACACGTACCTGAACTTAATTGATCCTGCCGCAATTGCATCAGTCAACATTTTGAAAGGTTCTGATGGTTCGCTCTATGGAGCCAACTCTGGTGGGATAATCCGCATAGAACCTAAAGGTTTTGGCAATCCGGCTACCAAACATGAGCTCCTGCTTTCCAGCGGATCTTATGGCCTCTTTCAAGAGCAGCTCTCTTGGCAGCAAAAAATAGCAGACAATTATTCCTTCTCGTTCGACCAGTCGTTTACCCGATCGGATGGCTATCGCGAAAACACAGCCTTGAACAAAAAGACTTTTCAGACAGCGCATCAATGGAATTACTCCACTGATAACAGCCTGCAATTGTTTCTGCTCTATGCGAACCTTGGCTATCGCACCCCAGGAGGGTTGACCGAGACGCAAATGCAGGAGAATCCGAGGCAGGCTCGTCCAGCGGGCGGCCCCAATCCGGGGGCTGCGGAACAGCAGGCAGGCATCTACAACAAAACGTTTTATGGAGGCTTGGCACACCGAGCGAAGATCAGCAACAAGCTATCCCATTCGGTAAGCATTTTTGGTTCAAACACCGATCTAGAAAATCCATTTATCACCAATTACGAGATACGATCTGAGCGAAATCTAGGCCTTCGAACCTTCTTTTCTTTCGTAGAGGAAAAAAACGAAGCTTTTACTTGGCAGATGCAATTGGGATTTGAAGGACAAAAGGGTTGGAACAGCATCAGAAATTTTGACAATGTAGGTGGTCGAGCCACAACGATGCAGTACAACGACGACCTTGACAACCTGCAAACCAGTTTTTTCTATCGTGCCTCCGCAACGATACTCAACAACCTTAACGTCGAGGCTTCTCTTGGGCTTAACCGCTCCAGCATCGATTTTACGCGATTATATCCTATTGCCGACGTCGGCAATGGCAACATTGACTTTGGCAATATCTGGATGCCGCGCGTTGCCGCATCCTATCGTCTCCACGATCAGTTTGCTTTCCGTGGCTCTATCTCCCGAGGATATTCGGCGCCTACCTTGGCCGAAGTACGCTCATCAGATAACAGCATTAATCTCGACCTTGAGGCCGAGACGGGCACCAACTATGAACTGGGTTTCCGCTGGGAAAGCAGTAACAGACGCTTTGTGGCTGATGCCGCTTACTATATATACCGGATGAACAACGGTATTGTGCGGCAGCAACGTAACGATGGCGCAGAGTTTTATGTCAATGCAGGAGAAATGAACCAAAAAGGAATAGAGGCCAGCCTACTCGCCTACTTGATCCAACCGTCGACTTCCGGCTTCATTCGCAGCCTAAGCTATCAAACGGCACTAACCCGTAATTTTTATATCTTCGGAAACTACGTGAACGGTGAAGACGACTTCTCCGGCAATGACATCACAGCCGTTCCCGATTGGACCGTTGCCAATACCTTGAACCTGCAATTTCCGAGTGCGGTGTTTCTACATATCTTCCATCACTATGTATCCGACATGCCACTCAATGATGCCAACACGGTATTTGCGAATAAATATAACTTGATGCAAGCAAAAGCGGGTATCAACATCCCCTTGCAGAAGCCTGTGTCCCTGCAGCTCTTCGTTGGTGCTGACAACATCCTGAATGAGCGCTACAGCCTAGGCAATGATATCAATGCATTTGGCAACCGTTTTTTTAACCCCGCACCGCCAAGAAATTATTATGCTGGAGTAAAAGTCGGTTTTTAA
- a CDS encoding ABC transporter ATP-binding protein — protein MKELAYLNKYFYKYRWKLIPGVIFVVISNYFGILPAKVIREAFDLVKENIDLFRLYDGFERQDLVYQVFGSSLLFFGFVVLLLALLRGVFLFFMRQTIILTSRHIEYDLKNEIYQHYQQLDFAFFRKNNTGDMMNRATEDVNQVRNYLGPAIMYAINTLVLSIMVIYAMYDVNPKLATYSLLPIPVLSVVILYVNKIINLRSERIQRQLSTLSSFVQETFSGIRVIKTYTREQQKMDVFAKESNVYNQVSLDLVRVQAIFFPLIIFLIGFSTIITVYVGGIEVNNGTITAGNIAEFILYVNQLTFPAMSLAWVTSLFQRAAASQKRINEFLKTESEIPDGELALPLQGSIHVENISFTYPETGIKAIDNLSFHIPQGKTMAIIGKTGSGKSTLANLLLRMYDVDSGSIQYDGVPIQQLKTESLREQIGFVPQQVFLFSDTIANNIAFGKDTLEIEKAEQAAKDAAVYDNIIGFEDGFQTAIGERGITLSGGQKQRVSIARALIKDPQVLIFDDCLSAVDTKTEEEILHNLGRIMRNKTSIFIAHRISTIKNADHILVLDQGKIVEQGTHQELMAAEGEYFELHEKQLLEAE, from the coding sequence ATGAAAGAGCTGGCTTATCTTAATAAATACTTTTACAAGTACCGTTGGAAACTGATCCCTGGGGTAATTTTTGTCGTAATCTCCAACTATTTTGGGATATTACCTGCAAAAGTAATCCGGGAAGCTTTTGATCTGGTTAAAGAAAACATCGATCTCTTTCGTTTGTATGATGGATTTGAGCGTCAAGATCTCGTTTATCAGGTTTTCGGAAGCAGTCTACTGTTTTTCGGCTTTGTCGTTTTGCTCCTCGCCCTATTGCGTGGCGTGTTTCTCTTCTTCATGCGGCAAACCATTATCCTGACGTCCAGACACATTGAATATGACCTAAAGAATGAGATATACCAGCACTACCAGCAGCTTGATTTCGCATTTTTCCGCAAAAACAACACCGGCGATATGATGAATCGCGCAACGGAAGACGTCAACCAAGTGCGTAATTACTTAGGCCCAGCCATTATGTATGCGATCAATACCTTGGTATTATCTATTATGGTTATCTATGCGATGTATGACGTCAACCCTAAGTTAGCGACATACTCCCTGTTGCCTATACCTGTGCTTTCTGTTGTTATCCTTTACGTCAATAAGATCATCAATTTGCGAAGCGAAAGAATACAACGTCAACTTTCTACCTTGTCCTCCTTCGTTCAAGAAACCTTTTCTGGCATTCGCGTTATCAAGACCTATACTAGAGAACAGCAGAAAATGGATGTTTTTGCGAAAGAGAGTAACGTGTACAATCAAGTATCACTTGATCTGGTAAGGGTGCAAGCCATCTTTTTTCCATTGATTATTTTCCTTATTGGTTTCAGCACAATCATTACTGTCTACGTGGGCGGTATCGAAGTAAACAATGGGACAATTACGGCAGGTAATATTGCAGAGTTTATCCTATATGTGAACCAACTAACCTTCCCGGCGATGTCTTTAGCTTGGGTCACCTCACTTTTCCAACGCGCTGCGGCATCACAAAAGCGCATTAACGAGTTTCTGAAAACCGAATCGGAGATCCCCGATGGAGAGCTAGCGTTGCCTTTGCAAGGCAGTATCCATGTGGAGAACATCAGCTTCACCTATCCGGAGACAGGAATAAAAGCTATCGACAACCTTTCGTTCCACATCCCGCAGGGAAAAACCATGGCCATAATCGGGAAGACAGGATCGGGTAAGTCTACACTAGCCAACCTGCTACTACGCATGTATGATGTTGACAGCGGTAGTATACAATATGATGGCGTGCCGATCCAACAGCTAAAAACAGAGAGTCTGCGCGAACAGATCGGATTTGTTCCACAGCAAGTATTTCTATTCTCTGACACCATTGCCAACAACATTGCATTTGGAAAAGACACCTTAGAAATAGAGAAGGCCGAACAGGCAGCCAAAGATGCAGCAGTGTATGACAACATCATCGGTTTTGAGGATGGCTTCCAAACCGCAATCGGCGAACGAGGCATCACCCTTTCGGGTGGGCAAAAGCAACGTGTGTCCATCGCTCGAGCGCTTATCAAAGATCCGCAGGTATTGATATTTGACGATTGTCTTTCTGCTGTTGACACCAAAACAGAGGAGGAGATCCTGCATAACCTCGGTCGTATCATGAGAAATAAAACCAGCATATTTATCGCCCATCGGATATCAACCATCAAAAATGCTGATCATATTTTAGTGCTTGATCAAGGAAAAATAGTGGAGCAGGGCACTCACCAAGAGCTTATGGCGGCCGAGGGCGAGTATTTTGAACTGCACGAAAAACAATTGTTAGAAGCAGAGTAA